The following coding sequences lie in one Mercenaria mercenaria strain notata chromosome 5, MADL_Memer_1, whole genome shotgun sequence genomic window:
- the LOC123558849 gene encoding uncharacterized protein LOC123558849 — translation MEVWKYGWTFGFMAIVCLFSNGNASPLLHDEEDRYYPDESDEPIDLQFPVFDPNSDEWNPQSEVGIESVLKRSGFKISDSYQRYPRIKEKVIIPFYSYGKNPGYYRSKPRMLGGPRVYFGYNPWNAESYRGGNRFPSSGSYRY, via the exons ATGGAAGTGTGGAAATATGGTTGGACTTTTGGCTTTATGGCAATTGTTTGCCTTTTTTCAAACG GAAACGCATCGCCGCTCCTTCATGACGAAGAAGACCGTTACTATCCAGACGAAAGTGACGAACCAATCGACCTACAGTTTCCTGTCTTCGACCCTAATTCTGACGAATGGAACCCCCAAAGCGAAGTCGGAATAGAAAGTGTCCTGAAACGAAGCGGATTTAAAATTTCCGACAGTTACCAAAGATACCCGAGAATAAAAGAGAAAGTAATAATACCGTTTTATTCCTATGGAAAAAATCCAGGATATTATAGGTCAAAGCCTAGGATGCTAGGAGGCCCACGTGTGTATTTTGGATACAATCCCTGGAACGCAGAGTCATACAGAGGTGGAAACAGATTCCCTTCAAGCGGTTCATACAGATACTGA